The Gouania willdenowi chromosome 22, fGouWil2.1, whole genome shotgun sequence nucleotide sequence ATACagttattttacagtatcaaatacattttaaaatatatttttaaacagcatttttttttataatcaattactagacatttcaggctacccctcatggggtcacgaccccaaggttgaaaaacactgctttaagtgATGAATGTTGGCCCTGTGAATGATCACTTTACAcactgtgtacacacacacacacacacacacagactctgAGTTGAATGTTCTGACAGGCTTTAGAAAACTCAACTTATTAAATCCAGCAGATTTTTTCTACCAAAGGATCAACTTTTGTACTCAAACCTTCTGAATTCTGGATTTGCTAATAATGGATTCCAATGTAATCTAACCTATACATAAGGCTCTTCAAGATGATCTACTTTCAAGAATATTTTGTCTTtgtaaaaatgattttcagcaattagtgtaaatgtttttaaaatacaaagcaAGCCATTAAATATGTGATGGTCAAAAGTCTTTATCTGTCAATATTACAAATGCTCATGTACTTATTTTCTACCTTGTCtctttatataaataaactcAATGTGATTTTCTGCTGTTAtagtttcttgtttgttttgcaaTGGTGTGGCTCAGCATTAAATATTACTCTCTATTTTAGTGGTTTTTGGAAAACTCCGCCCAAAGTGAAGATTTGGGAAAGCTCCGGTTTTGCGTTTGAGTGTGGACACTGATAACCAGagttttcagtttcagtttgtGCTGGGGGCATTGGTGTGGGGTAGCGGTGCCCGGTTGGGGGTGCTTGGGTACGCCTGCTTGTCGGTCTGTGGCTGGCGgtgtggccctgcttgggcggttggTGGCATCCTCTCTCATCGGGGGTAACTCAGTAACTCTTACTTACCTACTTACTTACACCAATAAAGTAATGCGtcactggaaaaagtaacttttgagttacttagaaaaaaagaatgtatttatttttgggtcatttgtgtttgaacagcttcatatcagtgctgtaataatataataatgcactgttgatcaactgtgcccctgtattaacattgatttggataaaagcctctgataaatgaaatgttattgtatccaaccctaTAGTTTATAGTCATTTACATTGAcagaactaaactctgctcagtattaatctttacaaacaccaatctgactgaaacactaagtattctttcaataccagtttatttacctgagaccagcagaaactgaaaatgttacaaggaattgtgaaataaatcaaatacaaaacaacctgaatattattaaaaatcaaagatcaataattaaagtggcttcagcatcataaaaaggttgtgtttagccttagaatgttcccttacagcttaagtacaaaaactagcataATGtttaacataaacacaaaaaaccttccaaaataaataaaagaaatcaaTCTGAAATAACATTCGGAATaaattttgaccaactctgctttacaaaaactgctataaaacaaccataaatgatgtgcatataaagcacaaaacagctgctccaaaatgaaaacagtaaTTATTCAGCCTTTAtgcagtaatgtaaagtaagctgtatGTATTCCAGGtgtacattctgctgttgaaaatgtttataaaaataaatgtggaaaaactaattcacagcatttttctcagctacacaatgctaaacatatcaggctaacgagctgctgttagcggtgacTCAGCAGTTGCAACAGactttttatttacaacaacataccgtgcaatagtttggctgacctgttcctggataacagtcacagtccgttaaaatccatacGCTGTTGTTTTGGTGCAGAGGCTTCCATCACGTCCACCAACGCAGCGTAAGCTTAGCTTCACCTATGCATCTTTTTGAGACAGATGAGTAAAATAAtacgcgtatttccactctaaGAAgcacgtcctgctctcgcattgactcgtaaacagagacacgctaacgatgtttcttcttcttctgttttaccgtgtttggcacggcgtcccgcaaaaatatgtagtgtcactgtaaacaggaagtacactgcagctaacAAAGTAATGGACAAACACATCATATTGTAATGGTAACcacattatttctttaaaaaaatattccgttacagtactagttactgtcaaaagtaacgttggGGTGGTAACGCattaccgcccaacactgaTGGGGatgtgcgggcctgtgctggtccTGGTGCGGGTGCTGGTTTCTTTGCTGCGCGGTCGCTCCCTGTGGCGGCGGGACGGGCACTGTGGgccctgcatcctcacttgtattttattcaggaaatgtaaatattttcattCACATTTGAATTTCATGTACATATCTTGAGGCAAAGTGTagtttaaaactgtttgaaaccTTGTTATGATGGAACaatatcatccatccatttttagacccgctttgtcctatttcagggacGCGGGGGTCTGCaggtgcctatctccggctgACGGGGCGCTGGGCAGGGcttcacacagacagacaaaccactcacactcacattaaCTTTGGACAAATTGGAGAGAAATTGTGGGAGGagcacgcagcacggggagaacatgcaatctcCACACAGAATGGACccccccagggcttgaacccaggaccttcttgctgtgagacgGTTGTGCTAGCtactaagccaccgtgcaccCCTTTACAATTGATCTTTGCTGACCTCTAGTGGAAGTGAATACCAACACAATGAATATGACGATAAACATTGTGATATACAGCAGGATATATACTGACTGTAACGTCACACATTGCTGCTGTGCTTTGCTCCTGAGGCACTGAACTTACAGGTTTACTCTGTTGTCCTAATTTATCATTTTCCATTCAAAGGCAAAAAAACAAGCTCTATTTTCCCACCCATCCAGACCTAtgagctgttttgtttttttatttattttgtcaacaGTTGAGCATTAAAATGAGtatatgacattttatttctggAGAAAaacttgtaataataataataatataaataatcagaaaaatcATAATCACAGTAATGAAGCATAATGCACTTCCTTCGTACATGCAGTGACCAACAGTGATCAGTTATAATCCTCAGCGGCTGCTTTTAACCCTGAATTCTTTCATGTTTAATGTACAGTTGACTTTGAAATCTACCGCaacaaacaaaagcatgttTACAGATCAGCAGCCAGAGGATCAGGttcatttattgtcattgtttaaTTACAGAACAATTTAACACCAATATTTCACATCTGGGAAGAGAAATTGATCAAAATGGTCAAAATTTGTTCATCCTAGGTGAGAAAAACTTAAATTTCCCACTTACACAAAGGACATGGGAGACTGGCAGCCCAGggaattattgtaattttctgcacccccccccaaaaaaaaaattacagaaaaatccaaagaagacaattaaaataatcaaaaatactccaaaaacacagatgacaccaaaaatacaaacaacaaatagaaaaatatatacaaaacaacaaaaaatacacaaaatgaaaaccctGGAACACTATTGCTAAAATGAATAACACCATCACTATCACTGGGTGATTTTTACTCAGTATAACATACCCAATAAAAAGTTATTAtcaataaattatataaaaatatgacaacacGTGACAAATTAGAGGTGTGTTCTTTTATTTCCAACTATGCTATGTgtaacaaaatgaagaaaaaaaactaccatGGGTGGACTCAATAATAAttaacccaaaaaataaaaaatattgaaaaattagGAATGTAGGAGCAAAAAATCCTCAGACAAAAATTGTTGATTTGGTCTATGGACCACCCTTTTCTGGGGCATTGGAGGCTTCCCTGGTGAAGGCATCGTGTCCTTAACACATTAAACAGCTGCaggagaaagaaacaaaaaatagcaTTTTTCGATTTGGTAGAAATGATCATCTGACTCAaaaatgtttatcactgtatgAATTTCCTTGGAAATCACCACTTTGTGATATTTCTTTACAACTACTGGACTAAATAAAGACCTCACAGAATCTTCAGAAACACTTTTGCTTCCTTTATTCCTTAGATGCAGTCAGCACATACAGTGTAGTAATAATGGGACACTATCATTATTGGTGGGTGAACGTGTGCCTGTAGGAAAAAGTGAGCTTTGGAGTAGTAGAACATCAACACCTTCTACAACATCAGAGAAGATGCTGAAGCTACAGGACACTCTGACCAACACAACTTCatgaaaataagataaatacgTTTGCTCGGGTGAAAATCACTCTCCCatagtgttctagggttaatgttgataatgtgacccaaTCATAATTCTGtactgtgataaaagctgctcATCTCTGAGCTCAATGAACATCTGATCGTGCACTGCACACGCACACTTCAGTGAGCTTCCTTTTTGTCTCTCCAGTCTGACTGATGACGGTTACTGAACCAAATAGTCTTTGAACCGAGCCCCCTCCTCTCTCCTCACTGCAGCAGCCTGTGATTGGTCCAAAGACTGCTGACGGTGCTGAGGGAGGGAGGGGTCGGGGAGGGGGGCAGCCTGACTCTATAAAAGCTCCAGATCTGCAGCATCACTGAAGTGGTGCAGTGCGAGAGCACTCACTCATCCTCACCGATGGTGTGCAGAACAAGGGGGACAGAAAAAGACATTCCTTTCCTTTCCCAAaccacattttcttttcttttgttaaataagttaaaaacaGAAATTCATCATGACCTCCAACTCAGTCTTCTCCTCCCGCCGGCCCTGGAACAGCTACAGAGGTAACTCTCCTTCATCCACCTCTCTCTACCCATCTTCAGCATCATCTGTGAAGAAGCTTCTCAGGATGGACCTGGCCGAGGTCAGCACCCACAACACCGAGCTACTCAGCCTGCGCTCCCAGGAGAGGGAACAGTTGGTGAACCTCAATGACCGCTTTGTTGGCTACATCGAGAAGGTGAGGCACCTAGAGCAGCAGAACCGGTCCCTGCTCGTTGAGCTGGAGACTCTCAGAAAGCAGCAGAACAACCCAAGTCGTCTGCAAGCGCTTTATGAAGGAGAGGTGAGGAGTTTAAAGGCCATGATCCACTCTGAGAACATGGAGAGAGGGCGGATGGAGGCTGAGAGGGACTACCTGCGAGATGTTTTTGAGCAGATGAAGGAGCGCTGTGAGGAGGAAGAAGGGAGGCGTTTGGATACCGAGGAGGTTCTTCAAAGAGCCAGAGAAGAAATGAGCAACTCAGAGCTCTACATCTGTGATGCACAAGCCTCCGTGGTCTCTCTGTGTGAGGAGTTGCTGTTCCAGAAGAAGGTCTTTGCTGTGGAGCAGGCAGAGCTCCAGGCCCAGCTGCAGATGGTCAACATCAGTGTGGAGATAGACACGTCCCGGCCTGACCTCACCACAGCCCTGAGAGACATCAGGGCACAGTACGAGACTCTGGCCAACAAGAACATGCGCTCGGCTGAGGGATGGTACCAAAGCAAGGTCGCCAACATAGCAGAGATGGCTAGCAAGAACTCTGAGGCCGTGCACGCCATCCGGCAGGAGACCATGGAGTACCGCAGGATGCTTCAGCTCCGATCCTCAGAGATCGAGGCTCTGAGGAACGCCATTGGTTCTCTGACCAAGCAGTTGGAGGACCTGGAGGAGACGCAAGCAAAGGAGGTGACCAAGTACCAGGTGAGAGTGGTTTCTCCACCAAGCATTCCACTGCATGCTTACAGCTACACCTCCAATTTCATTTCTACTAGAAACACGAAAGATGACTAAATTAcaatcaaaatcaatgtaaatgaggCGACACCAAGTGACCTCCCTTCAAAAGACTCAATCACGTGATTTAAGTCACGGGAAGTCACTaaagttgaacattttgaacttttcaagcgtcTTCGAGTGACAAGTCGCGACATCAACTCGGCTTTCGAGTTTCTCCCCACGTCACTTCCTCAGTCGCCATGTCACTGGGGTAGATGAAACGATGAGGCAATGAAGCGAGCAAAAAGAACGactgttcaagcgactcatcacgggcgatttggGCAACTATCGTCACTGAAGTCACGTTGGGTGTAAGCGCACCTTAACAGCTGCAACAATGGTGTGGTTTCTTTAAAGCAGAGTAGACATGATTGAGCCACGGTGACAGCCATTATGTTCATGGTAGTTATACACAGGTGTTgtgacaaaatctgtgacccgacaAATTTGTGGCTTCGGAGCCACAGAATCAGTTGGTTAAAGTCCGCAAGAAAACTCTGACTTTAGCCACAGTTATTGTCACAACGCCTGTGCATGACTTCAATCGTCCATGACTGCAACCGTGCATGACGTGAGCATGAATGGCGGTCTCTCCCAAACAAACCGTTTTTGAACTCTAGGTTCCCTTTACTGCAGGATGCATGGACAGGAAATGTATTTAGTTGTtcaaagaaaaagtaaaagtaacaaGAGAACGGGagctaaaaacaaatcaatcaaaGCAAGAGAAAAAATGAAGAATGCTTTAAACCAAATTGTTAAACTCATGGTTtgaggccaaatccggccctttagagcatccaatttggcccacaggagaaactggaaatgacagagaaaccatgaatcaatgtgtaaatgtCCAACTCattcagctgtagatatctcagtccttccaaatacacaaattcaatgaaactctacaatactTGCAGAGCTCACAGGTTTTCCAAACcgtatatcacatgatggcagcatCCCAGCAGACATCAGAGACTGTACCATCCTCACaggatttaaaacaaaacttaaaggTTGGCTGAAGGGGAACCAGACATGTGACCACTGACCACTATCTTTATGTTGTATGTCTCAAGTTTAACTGTGTGGatgattttttgtctttaaggTTGTACATTGGTCTTTGTATTTTCTTGATCtgccagggactacagatgaaaagtAGCCAATAGCTaattctggcatatttacatttataagtTTATTAATATGCATTGTccctttaaattaaaataaataaataaattacctctcaattttttcaaaaaacagccatttttctcacattattccacaaaatgtctccaaatgtattaaaaaattgtcaaaaaacaagggaatttaaagtgaagatcttgcagggactgatatctgtcacttattgattggatattggatattgttggtgccttgcatactttacatatcatttatatgtgaaagtgcaaactaaaATGCACTTAACCCCCCTGCTTTAACTAATCATTTTGAAGAAAATTCCAAGAGAATAAGTGACTATCTTGTATTCATTAGGAGAAGATACTGAAACTGGAAGAAGACATCAGTGATGCCAAGCAAGAGATGACCCATTACCTGAGAGAGTACCAGGACCTCCTCAATGTGAAGATGGCCCTCGACATTGAAATAGCAGCTTATAGGTACCAAGTGCAATTATTCCCAAGTTCATTCAGATTTAAAGTATGTAACTTACAATAAAAAGTTGTAAAtcgtctttttttctttttcaggaaACTCCTAGAGGGAGAAGAGATCCGTCTAGCTTTCCCTTCCCTTCCAACTCTGAATTAAAACCCAACCAAAGCTCATCCTTCCCAAGAAAAGCCGAGCCCTTGTTTCAAACAAGAGGTCCACCATGCAGAAGTCCCCCttcttctacacacacacacacacacacacacacaatactgaGTAGCTGCACTGCATTAGCTCCACCAGGTGGCACTGTTCCTCCTCTGTCTCACATTAAAATCTAAGCTTCAAAGTAAACTGTGAGACCATCCTGAACCCTCGCTGTGCAAACATCTGACCAACTGTTTGTGCAAGAGAATCAATCACATCTGCACTACTTCAAGCTTGGATTTTTCTGTGTTTGAGATCTACTTTGAGTTAGTCTTCCTCTGTATTTACATCAAAGATACATTTACCTGGGTGACCAGTTGGGTTTTTCTTCTAAACCGTGTGAGACAGTCTTTCTTGAACATGTGAATCCAGGGGAAGACTAGTAATGACTAGATTCTCCCTATAACTGCTAACCAGTGAAACTAAACGTGTTGTCCGTCTGCTGAGCCTGAGTCTgctggtgttttacaatgtgaAACCTAAACAATGTGTGAACCATTGGAGCATCTGTAACTGCTAGCAACAGCTCAATAAACATACCTGATCTGCAAAGGGATTCAAACTGTGACTTTTGATTAGGAATAAAGCATCCTTAGTTTGGTAACCTGGTATGTGTTTACTTTGTCCCAAGCCTCCCCACATAGCATACGAATGTGGGCCCAACTTGCAATGATCTGGCACTTCTGACCCATACAAAATATAGATGTGAGCCAAAATTGGCCCACATATAATTATGCAAATGTGGGTTAGTTATCTTGAAACATATTTGGGCCAGTTTTGGCTGAATTGTGATAAATTAGCGTAGGCTAATCGGGATTGGAGCCAAAAGTGGCCCATATATGAGGTACCATATCTCTTTGGTCTCTCCTTAGATGACATCTAGCATTGTGATGCCTTGGTTGTGATCAGGTTTTGGCAAACAGGAGTGGAGATCCCAAGTGCCATCATTCCATGGGGTATGTGAGCCAGATGAACATGCTCGGTGTGGGCCCACTGGGCCAGATATGGACCAGAAgcattttgctatctgggtctgTTGTCCACCAATCAATGGTGAGGTTTCTAAACACTTAGACATCCCACTGAAGCCAGCATCAGCCTTTGTGAAGAATATCATCGATGTGTCACAACTCATAGTCGAGCCTCAACTCTGAGAAGCAGAAAATAAAGATGGTCACAAAACAGTCAATGCTTTTAACTcgtatttttaaatcaaaatctatatgaatcaattaaaaagggtcagtttaaaaagaaaaaagatttcaGTTTTACTATTGGtttttaaaactgaaccttTTCTGTCAGAGGGGAAAAaggtttatatatttgtattgcTTTTTGCCTGCAACTCGCTGAAAATGGGTCTAAAAGGTTAGGTGTGTGGTACTAACGGAAGTGGAACCCAAAAAGAGACCACAACAGGTACGCTGATGTGACAGAGATTCATTGTATATCCAAAGAGAAGGCACAGATGACGGGCAACCGAGAAGCTCAGGTGGGCTGGGGCTGTAGTGGGGTCAGACCGAGGGAGGCTGGCTGGACAGAGCACAGGATAAGTTAAAAAAGTTCAAGAACAGGTCGACAAAAAGTTTTCGTCGAGTCGTTaccaataagccttttcacactctcgttcagttctcagttcaaaggtcaagagggataaactggCCTTGGCTgacgagtctgacagagattttgattatttttaccatGAAAGCAATGATTCTTTGAAAGATTTTTTAGTGTATACATGGCATCGttctccaaggcagaaatgccGAGtcagctgctaaagctaatgctgctgaaaattccggtttttcctgttttttcaaacagtgatcaatcagctgatcagtgcggTTTCACTTATCGGCCGATTtactgtccatcttgtgcacttcatTCAAAtgtgtaaattgaattaaaataataataacaaatcaaaaaaaagaaacaaacaataataaaggtaaatacataacaatcacaagtgaaaagcttgggagaaggagtgtggaagcagaggagctctcgctttgatactgcttctctcatcggttttacaaaagtgcatCATTCCTGGTTAGTCTGAATTCcacccgctggagacccaggtagtcagTGTTTTCAtcaaccaggggtcacctgggtggaagcgaggggactgcCTTTGCTTCtacactgctgctgagctgcttccatcggtttttaaaagcGCTCTGAAAACCCTGGTCCCTCCTctagtctgaatatgtgtaatatgaataatataaacactattaaaacactaacaatctctggaataacattacaaatgctgttaggttggaaatatcaacagagtgaactaGCTTTTTACGTTTTTTATATATCACGACCTATGACCCCCGACGTAGCGCATGCACAGtttcagagtgtgaaaaggcttataagATAGCTGACAAACTGTCATCCGATGCAGGTTCACGCACACAGACCCTTTAAACGGTGCTGAAGGGTTGATGATGAGCACAGGTGAGTTGATTGCCCACACAGACATGgagaggaaaacacaaaaacagaaaacactgcCAAACCTAATGAGCTCAtgcctgtcaagtatcccgttttagccggaaactcccgtattttacccctctttcccataaatattttaatgtaataataattaaaagatgccttactaaactgaacgatGTCACTAGCCTCCTGAAGtagcctgagtggcagttcccgtgagattagtgccgacagcggcaaaaaacccagaaacaactcagaacagagatgatgaatgaagacgttctggtgaaaaaacaaataactggtgtaaatacgttgtaaaatgtgacacagagtttatcttcataaagaccatcaggatgtgacacagttacacgttctgttagattaataactgatattttaacgtctaccacagcagaaggaaccacataagtcaccatgaaatatcatccaatcacaagctccacaaatatacactgtttataaagtgttaaataatgtaaagtctgtaataaatgtgtctaataagtcattagtgaataccagagaaccacatgagtgagtatgagaaattaaaataaaatatgtaataaaaataaaatgttaatgtctaacttaaagacaaacaatgtgaaattaacagtaaatattcaacgtgttgacttgtatataaactgtaagtatattaaataaacacacgtgcttcatatacatattctatgtttttatttaggctgttttataatttaggaattagggctgggtgatatatcgagattcaaaatgtatcgagttttctattttggcgatatagaaaactacaatatttcatatatcaatatatatatctaaatatatatatataatatatatatataatatataataatatatatatataatagcttattatgtattaaaatactagttttaggagtcgctgcttttacttctcagaacaacatgtaaagctcagttagattattaatgagtgtcacatattgatcagctgttcattaataaatgtccctgtgtggcgtttttcatcagcaaatttaacccagaattgtttttctagtcagattttatttgataaaattatctagatttatatcatatttcaccattttgagaaaatatattgagatatgagttttggtccatatcaccagccctagtaggaatgttcacagcattttaatgttaacacaggtcgacctaccagattataatcacattatgtatttagtaagtggttgataagtgggtattttagatttattgtacatctatcttaaaatataatggatactggagcttggttgggtggatgggacggctggtagtgggcaccagaaaatttcccttattttcaaatccaaaacttgacaggtatgaactagctattgaaaaatatttgattagaaattaataaaaaaataaataaactggcaCGCCTTAGACTGTGGGgtaaactcatactgggcttaatcttagacatgttcccaaatacctgttttaggtactaccactcactcttTCTctttgtccacagccaccaccattatagctaagcttcacacttattACCAGACTGGCTTGAGTACACAACATAAtgagcacaatatgcacaactacaacttcacatctcactctcactttaaaatattcAACTCCCCCCCTCCATTTCCCACCTCGATTCACTCCTTCCTGCTCCCTTCccactccccctccccccatccccacactgccctctctttttatatcctccctttaataaaatgtttcttacccttccttagggagggctggtgatggtcacaattatgcaataagataaattcatttatttaactgcataatttaattgttgtgttaaaaaagattgcacttcttgtagtgttgacttttgacagcatgtgctgacaaggtgatttttttttttttaaattacacacTGCTACCGGTAGTTTAGCTCCACTGGGCTTCAACGTCACCTtttcaaactacaaaaaacaattatcttAATTTCAAACATTGTAAGATGGTGATATTAGATCAATTATTATGATCAACATTCaattcagcatttagaataattacacatctgagcattaacacaggaaacaacaatggTTTTTATGTTGTCGTAATtacttggtgtatttttttatctttttttgtgtatgtttttcgagacattttgtgtagtttttttttcccgttaaatttatttttctatcattttgtgtatttctgttgtcgttttttgtcgTATATTTTTCTATCCTTCTGTGAATTTTTTAAGGCGTCTTGTATTTTTCTGGAGCTACGCCGACacagcacatttttgttgtccatttgtgGTATTTGgctgtccatccataaagtcatcaaaatgatggtccattgttctatgaatctgtgacaaccaaccaaatgtattcatttatctgaataatatctctGTTATCCAAGAAGTTTCTTATTATTTGAACCAAAAGTATACTGTCACGTTAAAGAtgcaaagtgaccaaaaatggtggaaaaggaggtgaattGGGATTattaaaccacagaaattggttaaaagttgcaaattggagtggccaaaaacgtacagtgaaagtggttaaaaaattttaaaaaaggggttcaaagtgtcaatattgtcttaaaagtggcagaaattggtgAGGGGGGTTGAGGTAATGTAATATAGAAAGTATacaaacaattagtttaaactcgATGgttaaattgataaaaaaataagcatgaaatatggtgaaaagaggttaaatgtgacaataatgggtcaatatatgcaacatcaggtgggaaaagtggtagaaatggttaataagtgctgaaaatgtcttgaaagtgaaaaagatgtgcagaaaaagcattgaaatgtgatggtaAAGGAGCAGAAAAGGGAGTAaagctttaaaaatgcattaaaagtagcaaaaatatcGCAAGAAAATGGGATGAAAATGGGTAACCCACCTCCCAGTCTCTCATAaccccaaatagggtcctgaccccaagtttgagaacccctgccataGTCAAACAAACATCAATATTGGATACATGCAATAAGAAGAACCTGAGGCCTTTGTAATCGAGACGATCTGATGACATCATGACTgttgaggtaggactgatgacattatcactgtggtggtaggactgatgacatcatcactgagtttatcgactcaggaggtggggcgtctgggtgggctctccagtgattggctctggtgccCATGTGACTGTGGTGGCTCCGGTGGACAATGCTCGCaaaatttgtaaagcatttaagaaatcatttattaacggtatcactgcagtccaaacaaatccgacgtcgtacacccttgaaccaagcagcagccatgttgaaagtctcaggtcagtgtgagcctgatccgcagagatatctgag carries:
- the neff2 gene encoding neurofilament light polypeptide, whose amino-acid sequence is MTSNSVFSSRRPWNSYRGNSPSSTSLYPSSASSVKKLLRMDLAEVSTHNTELLSLRSQEREQLVNLNDRFVGYIEKVRHLEQQNRSLLVELETLRKQQNNPSRLQALYEGEVRSLKAMIHSENMERGRMEAERDYLRDVFEQMKERCEEEEGRRLDTEEVLQRAREEMSNSELYICDAQASVVSLCEELLFQKKVFAVEQAELQAQLQMVNISVEIDTSRPDLTTALRDIRAQYETLANKNMRSAEGWYQSKVANIAEMASKNSEAVHAIRQETMEYRRMLQLRSSEIEALRNAIGSLTKQLEDLEETQAKEVTKYQEKILKLEEDISDAKQEMTHYLREYQDLLNVKMALDIEIAAYRKLLEGEEIRLAFPSLPTLN